A region of bacterium DNA encodes the following proteins:
- a CDS encoding uroporphyrinogen decarboxylase family protein, translating to MNSRERIFAAWNGVEADRVPLTTWCFGLPAQDKLKWGDRDYWYSLRMEHIHTLPQQWTLEDDCRRVLAWRELGIDDILDVSVPWSIHSAVTWEDNRVPAGTMDPKYPVQFRDYQTPCGPIRHAIRETGEDTGAGWVTQPNQVPLIEDYNIPRAVKHAVAGPEDVPPMSYLYCPPNDEAKNWFKARMEQVKAFADKENVAVQAWAGFGMDAVVWFAGTEGAILLAMDEPEAFGELIGIITKTDLARIELAASTPGVDMVVARGWYSSTDLWSPALFDKFVYPYIKSCAEMAHRYGKKFGYTMTTGVEKLGLRLADAGVDVLYFVDPVQDGLSVEAARDLLGGKMTLVGGMNSVSLHSGTPEQIRNEVRHAMDVLGPTNRFILHPVDAIFPDTPWSGIEAMIEAWKEYH from the coding sequence ATGAATAGTCGAGAACGAATTTTTGCGGCTTGGAATGGGGTTGAGGCGGATCGGGTGCCGCTGACTACCTGGTGCTTCGGATTGCCCGCGCAGGATAAGTTGAAGTGGGGGGATCGGGACTATTGGTATAGTTTACGAATGGAGCATATTCATACCCTCCCGCAGCAGTGGACCCTTGAAGATGATTGCCGCCGCGTATTGGCTTGGCGAGAGCTTGGTATCGATGATATTCTCGATGTTTCCGTTCCTTGGAGCATTCATTCAGCAGTTACTTGGGAAGATAATCGAGTCCCTGCCGGTACAATGGATCCGAAGTATCCGGTTCAATTTCGCGATTATCAAACACCGTGCGGGCCAATTCGCCATGCGATCCGCGAAACGGGCGAAGATACTGGTGCGGGATGGGTTACTCAGCCAAATCAAGTGCCTCTTATCGAAGATTATAATATTCCACGCGCGGTCAAACATGCCGTGGCGGGGCCTGAAGATGTGCCGCCGATGTCTTATCTCTATTGCCCTCCGAACGATGAAGCCAAGAATTGGTTCAAAGCTCGAATGGAACAGGTGAAGGCGTTTGCCGACAAAGAAAATGTGGCAGTTCAAGCATGGGCTGGATTTGGGATGGATGCGGTGGTTTGGTTTGCCGGAACTGAAGGGGCTATCCTTTTGGCGATGGATGAGCCTGAAGCTTTTGGTGAGTTAATCGGCATTATCACAAAGACAGATTTAGCCCGCATCGAGCTGGCCGCCTCAACTCCCGGAGTCGATATGGTGGTGGCGCGTGGTTGGTACTCATCGACTGACCTGTGGTCGCCTGCGCTCTTCGATAAATTTGTTTATCCCTATATCAAATCCTGCGCCGAAATGGCTCACAGGTATGGCAAGAAGTTCGGCTACACTATGACTACAGGGGTCGAAAAGCTCGGGCTGCGTTTGGCGGATGCGGGAGTAGATGTGCTCTACTTTGTCGATCCCGTTCAGGATGGCCTATCGGTCGAGGCTGCAAGAGATTTATTAGGCGGCAAAATGACATTGGTGGGCGGAATGAACTCCGTCTCACTTCATTCCGGTACCCCTGAACAAATTCGCAACGAAGTAAGGCACGCGATGGATGTTCTCGGGCCGACTAACCGGTTTATTCTTCACCCTGTCGATGCCATCTTTCCCGACACGCCCTGGAGCGGTATAGAAGCAATGATTGAAGCTTGGAAGGAATATCATTAG